The following proteins are co-located in the Marinomonas profundi genome:
- a CDS encoding EAL and HDOD domain-containing protein produces MENNDVLFCRKAIVNRLSKVIAYYIMHPSNAIQEHDMAFLSALFVDVNLDEITQQKTLFIQSNLEEMSALPPHPKSPVVIFISAASFTEAHLDLLSELRLQGYQLGIINPTLDSLSVTVMSNFSYAVFDLNCLHISDITTWSNTELLRHKKVWVNNIENAEQFRQLEESIPEGVFSGNFIGKVTPIKGKRILAYKAILIDLLVALNQHKSSPRELADCIERDPTLTYRIIKLTHSVLYRSQFNVTNAQRAVEIIGIRDLIKWVGVVMLGSVLGKPNCLFSMAVSRAFFCQNLSTALFPKLEGAFLVGLFSYLPSFFDEELPVLLKDLPLDTNIKSALLEYKGSLGGILKIVEAYEAGRWERIPFDKLAHKGISKQSIKALYIESLKNARGMEGI; encoded by the coding sequence ATGGAGAATAATGATGTACTTTTTTGCCGCAAAGCGATCGTCAACCGTTTATCAAAGGTTATAGCTTACTACATAATGCACCCAAGCAATGCGATACAAGAACATGATATGGCGTTTTTAAGCGCCTTGTTTGTTGATGTAAACCTTGACGAGATAACGCAGCAAAAAACGCTATTCATTCAAAGTAATTTAGAGGAAATGAGCGCCCTACCGCCACACCCCAAAAGCCCAGTGGTGATCTTCATCAGCGCGGCTAGCTTTACCGAAGCACACCTCGATCTACTTTCTGAACTGCGCCTTCAGGGTTATCAATTGGGTATTATAAACCCGACCTTAGACTCCCTTTCAGTGACGGTAATGAGTAATTTTTCTTATGCTGTATTTGACCTAAATTGCTTGCACATTAGTGACATTACTACCTGGAGTAACACAGAGTTATTGCGCCATAAAAAAGTATGGGTAAATAACATAGAAAACGCGGAACAGTTTCGTCAACTAGAAGAAAGCATTCCAGAAGGGGTTTTCAGCGGCAACTTTATTGGTAAAGTCACCCCGATTAAAGGCAAACGCATTTTAGCGTATAAGGCCATCTTAATTGATTTGCTGGTGGCGCTGAATCAGCATAAATCGTCCCCTCGCGAATTAGCAGACTGTATAGAACGGGATCCGACATTAACCTATCGCATCATTAAGCTGACTCACAGTGTTTTATACCGCAGTCAATTCAACGTCACTAATGCACAACGCGCTGTCGAAATAATAGGCATACGAGACCTCATAAAGTGGGTTGGCGTGGTGATGTTAGGAAGTGTTTTAGGCAAGCCAAACTGTCTTTTTTCGATGGCGGTTTCAAGAGCTTTCTTTTGCCAAAACCTTTCCACCGCTTTATTTCCTAAACTAGAAGGTGCGTTTTTAGTGGGCTTGTTTTCTTATCTACCCAGTTTTTTTGATGAAGAGCTGCCCGTTTTGTTAAAAGACTTACCGCTTGACACTAATATCAAGTCGGCTTTATTAGAGTACAAAGGGAGTTTGGGAGGGATTTTAAAAATAGTCGAAGCATACGAAGCTGGGCGCTGGGAAAGAATCCCCTTTGACAAGCTTGCCCATAAGGGGATATCAAAGCAATCGATTAAAGCGCTATACATTGAAAGCTTAAAAAACGCTCGCGGAATGGAGGGAATATGA
- a CDS encoding DNA polymerase II, translated as MFVEKTGYIVSRHTRDVGGHIEMSLFIKTPEGTVKVLPDRQLSVFFTDAPLTSLPQDVAGVQCVESHYQSFEHAAVVLVQSRSLVLHQQMVSLVKQNGYAVFEEDIKAHNRYLMERHIRGAVRFIGIPDAGGQTFRQARVIASDWQPNWTVWSLDIETSVSTNTLLSIGITAADQRVAFVVTEQASSSAVIQPFSDEKSLLLAFIRYVKKHSPDMFIGWNLIGFDLQFIDQRCQVLGIRPAFGVNGENWNIRSSDNQGKYFASIPGRVALDGITLLKVGGYHFESYSLNHVSNEILDDGKLLHGSERWQEIERLHKEDLDAFVAYNLQDCDLVLRIFEKLKLIELQQTRVDLTGIPFEQTGGSVAAFENLYLPRLHSAGWVAPAWHDDDFVASPGGFVMSSIPGLYKNVLVFDFKSLYPSIIRTFYVDPLARIVAQHSLEQAAQHTSDSANAQSSPLVSGYLGAHFHRQHAILPELVSELAHAREEAKKTGNSILSYAIKIIMNSFYGVLGSNVCRFYHAELASSITMRGHELLRRTQTWMEERGAKVIYGDTDSLFVILNKEQEDPQKQGERLRDEINVCLSAWCEEYAQLDSHLELEFERVYERFFMPTIRGQEEGSKKRYAGKSKGELVFKGLEAARTDWTPLARQFQRTLFEKMFNDENPIAYIQHTIAKLRSGEFDEQLIYSKQLSRPLSTYTKNKPPHVRAAAMIDKKRAEQGLPLEYNKGRKRVYYVYQRSGVVPYESPQDLMDLDYEHYIEKQIEPIADSILPFFKTSMASLLSQQISLL; from the coding sequence ATGTTTGTAGAAAAAACGGGCTACATTGTCAGTCGTCATACACGGGATGTTGGCGGCCACATTGAAATGAGCCTTTTTATAAAAACACCAGAAGGAACAGTAAAGGTTCTTCCGGATAGACAGCTAAGTGTGTTTTTTACCGATGCTCCGCTTACTAGCCTGCCACAGGACGTGGCTGGCGTTCAGTGTGTTGAATCACATTATCAATCTTTTGAACATGCGGCGGTTGTGTTGGTGCAAAGTCGCAGTCTTGTGCTCCATCAGCAGATGGTAAGCTTGGTCAAGCAAAATGGCTATGCGGTATTTGAAGAAGACATTAAGGCCCATAATCGTTATTTGATGGAGCGTCATATTCGTGGCGCCGTGCGTTTTATTGGCATTCCAGATGCAGGCGGTCAAACATTCCGTCAAGCCCGTGTGATTGCCAGTGATTGGCAACCAAATTGGACAGTTTGGTCACTGGATATCGAGACATCCGTGTCGACCAACACCTTGCTGTCTATCGGCATTACCGCCGCGGATCAGCGCGTTGCGTTTGTGGTAACCGAACAAGCGTCCTCTTCAGCGGTTATTCAGCCATTTTCTGACGAAAAAAGTTTGCTGCTGGCGTTTATTCGCTATGTCAAAAAGCATTCCCCTGACATGTTCATTGGCTGGAACCTGATCGGTTTTGATCTGCAATTTATTGATCAGCGTTGTCAGGTATTGGGGATTCGCCCTGCCTTTGGGGTGAATGGTGAAAACTGGAATATTCGTTCCTCGGATAATCAGGGAAAATATTTTGCCAGCATCCCCGGAAGAGTGGCGCTAGACGGCATTACCCTGTTGAAGGTCGGCGGTTATCACTTTGAGTCCTATAGTCTGAACCATGTCAGTAATGAAATCCTAGACGATGGTAAGTTGCTGCATGGCAGTGAGCGCTGGCAAGAAATAGAGCGACTCCATAAGGAAGATCTAGACGCCTTTGTTGCTTACAACTTACAAGACTGTGATCTGGTTTTGCGTATTTTTGAAAAATTAAAATTGATTGAGCTGCAACAGACCCGTGTTGATTTAACGGGCATTCCTTTCGAGCAGACGGGCGGTTCTGTGGCGGCTTTTGAGAATCTGTATTTACCTCGATTGCACTCAGCAGGCTGGGTTGCGCCAGCGTGGCATGATGATGATTTTGTCGCCAGTCCCGGCGGTTTTGTCATGTCATCCATTCCTGGGCTTTACAAAAATGTCTTAGTGTTTGATTTTAAAAGCTTGTATCCCAGCATTATTCGCACCTTTTATGTGGACCCTTTGGCACGCATTGTTGCGCAGCATTCACTAGAGCAAGCCGCGCAACACACGTCAGATTCCGCCAATGCTCAATCATCACCTCTTGTGTCCGGTTATTTGGGCGCACATTTCCATCGCCAACACGCGATTTTACCCGAATTGGTCAGTGAGCTTGCTCATGCAAGGGAGGAGGCGAAAAAAACAGGCAACAGCATTTTAAGTTATGCCATAAAAATCATTATGAATTCATTTTATGGTGTGCTGGGGTCAAATGTTTGTCGCTTTTATCACGCCGAACTGGCCAGCTCCATCACCATGCGCGGTCATGAATTGTTGAGGCGAACCCAGACATGGATGGAGGAGCGTGGCGCTAAGGTGATATATGGCGATACCGATTCCCTTTTTGTCATATTGAATAAGGAGCAAGAAGACCCTCAAAAACAAGGCGAGCGTTTGCGCGATGAAATTAACGTCTGTTTGTCCGCATGGTGTGAGGAATACGCTCAGCTGGATTCGCATTTGGAGCTTGAATTCGAACGCGTTTACGAGCGTTTTTTTATGCCCACCATACGCGGCCAAGAAGAAGGCAGTAAAAAGCGCTATGCAGGGAAATCCAAAGGCGAGCTTGTTTTTAAAGGTTTAGAAGCCGCACGAACCGATTGGACGCCATTGGCACGGCAGTTTCAGCGCACGCTGTTTGAAAAAATGTTCAACGACGAAAACCCCATCGCTTATATTCAGCACACCATCGCAAAACTTAGATCCGGCGAATTTGACGAGCAATTGATTTACAGCAAACAATTGAGCCGTCCCTTATCGACCTACACGAAAAACAAACCGCCTCACGTTAGAGCGGCGGCTATGATTGATAAAAAGAGAGCAGAGCAAGGGTTGCCGCTGGAATACAATAAAGGGCGAAAGCGGGTGTACTATGTTTATCAGCGTTCTGGCGTGGTGCCTTACGAAAGCCCGCAGGATCTGATGGATTTAGATTACGAGCATTATATCGAAAAGCAGATTGAACCGATTGCTGATAGTATCCTGCCATTTTTCAAAACCAGCATGGCGAGCTTATTGTCACAACAAATCTCTTTGCTTTAG
- a CDS encoding TatD family hydrolase gives MIDIGVNINHSIFLDDLDNTLFEMQKAGVNGMVCIASDFNESQKIQALSQTHSSIWNTLGCHPHQAKTWSAKSKADFSTLIQAARPVAIGETGLDFNRNYSTPDEQFYAFNEQIELALEHQLPLYLHERDAHNEMIAILKQHPELAQQSVIHCFTGSRAELDNYLTLGLYIGITGWVCDERRGADLQASIPHIPLNRLLLETDAPYLLPRNIRPRPKKNHPKYLPWVAQEVARLKGISVDELAKTSIKNTENLFGVRV, from the coding sequence ATGATAGATATTGGCGTCAATATTAACCATAGTATCTTCCTTGACGATCTTGATAACACGCTCTTTGAAATGCAAAAAGCGGGTGTTAACGGCATGGTTTGCATTGCATCCGACTTCAATGAAAGTCAGAAAATTCAAGCATTGAGCCAAACCCACTCGAGCATATGGAACACCTTGGGCTGCCATCCACACCAAGCCAAAACATGGAGTGCGAAAAGTAAGGCTGATTTCTCCACGCTGATTCAAGCCGCTAGACCCGTTGCCATTGGCGAAACAGGGTTGGATTTTAATCGCAACTATTCAACGCCTGATGAACAATTTTACGCCTTTAATGAACAAATAGAATTGGCACTTGAGCACCAACTGCCCTTGTATCTTCACGAACGTGATGCTCATAACGAGATGATCGCCATCCTTAAACAGCATCCAGAATTGGCGCAACAATCCGTTATTCATTGCTTTACGGGGAGCCGAGCGGAACTGGATAATTATTTGACCTTAGGGCTGTACATTGGCATTACAGGCTGGGTCTGTGACGAACGCCGAGGCGCGGATTTACAAGCTTCTATCCCGCATATTCCATTGAATAGATTACTGCTAGAAACCGATGCGCCCTACCTTCTACCCAGAAATATTCGACCGCGTCCAAAGAAAAATCATCCCAAATATTTGCCTTGGGTGGCTCAAGAAGTCGCTAGGCTAAAAGGCATTTCGGTGGATGAATTGGCAAAAACAAGCATCAAAAATACCGAAAACCTGTTTGGCGTTCGCGTTTAA